From Luteococcus japonicus, one genomic window encodes:
- a CDS encoding chorismate-binding protein yields the protein MERVALRFDDIVAGTCRRFDGECEVLRADAAHELRPVLEEVRSRLASGATLAGFLSYEAGQVLVAQPDGTRWHQRDEGRCPVAWFAVLPEAPRAVPASWPTPENNRYHVGEWEPQVRRGRHLGDVEQVRERIARGDFYQCNLTTQLQSSFAGSVEGLYRDLALAQQSGHCAFIETDDFAVASASPELMMAWRDGRVACEPMKGTAPTVADDSGDRAARDGLLASEKDVAENVMIVDLLRNDLARVCATGSVVVSDLCRAERYPTVWQLVSRIEGELRAGLDAVDVLTALFPCGSITGAPKLASMLAIDELEAGPRGIYCGSIGLFDASAGSFNVAIRTASVDKSAGTVRYGAGGGITWSSDPAAEWDELVTKSRVLDALPAEPVRVLETARWDDDDFPLLERHVERGVRTCRELGLGWTAEQIRDAFLSARPTPGDGAVRVALGETGADVTSRPVPRMERVRLALADRRVRSDDPWRSWKTTHRRILDEARARRPDVDDVVFLNERGFVTETSIFTIAALVDGQWVTPQVTDGCLPGVLRAQLLDEGRLVERSLVWKDLLQADELAVLNSVRGWLPAVIA from the coding sequence GTGGAGCGCGTCGCGCTCCGCTTCGACGACATCGTCGCAGGAACCTGCCGGCGCTTCGACGGGGAGTGCGAGGTGCTGCGGGCCGACGCCGCCCATGAGCTGCGTCCCGTTCTGGAAGAGGTCCGTTCCCGATTGGCCAGCGGAGCGACGCTGGCGGGTTTCCTGTCCTACGAGGCGGGTCAGGTGCTGGTCGCCCAGCCGGACGGGACTCGGTGGCATCAGCGTGACGAAGGGCGCTGCCCGGTGGCCTGGTTCGCGGTACTTCCCGAAGCTCCCCGAGCGGTGCCCGCGAGCTGGCCGACGCCTGAGAACAACCGTTACCACGTGGGCGAGTGGGAGCCTCAAGTGCGCCGCGGGCGGCATCTGGGTGACGTGGAGCAGGTTCGGGAGCGTATTGCCCGCGGAGACTTCTACCAGTGCAACCTGACCACCCAGCTGCAGTCCTCCTTCGCCGGTTCCGTGGAGGGCCTCTACCGGGACCTGGCGTTGGCCCAGCAGAGCGGCCACTGCGCCTTCATCGAGACCGACGACTTCGCCGTGGCCAGCGCAAGCCCGGAGCTGATGATGGCCTGGCGCGACGGCCGGGTGGCCTGCGAACCCATGAAGGGCACCGCCCCCACCGTCGCGGACGATTCCGGGGACCGTGCGGCGCGGGACGGGTTGCTGGCCAGCGAGAAGGACGTTGCGGAGAACGTGATGATCGTCGACCTGTTGCGCAATGACCTGGCGCGCGTGTGCGCGACGGGCAGCGTGGTGGTGAGCGACCTGTGCCGGGCCGAGCGGTATCCGACGGTCTGGCAGCTGGTGAGCCGGATCGAGGGCGAACTTCGCGCCGGACTGGACGCGGTCGACGTGCTGACGGCCCTGTTCCCGTGCGGCTCCATCACCGGGGCGCCGAAGCTCGCGTCGATGCTGGCCATCGACGAGTTGGAGGCCGGGCCGCGCGGCATCTACTGCGGCAGCATCGGGCTCTTCGACGCATCGGCCGGTTCGTTCAACGTCGCGATCCGCACGGCGAGCGTCGACAAGTCTGCCGGCACGGTGCGGTACGGCGCGGGTGGCGGGATCACCTGGAGCTCGGATCCGGCAGCCGAGTGGGACGAGCTGGTCACCAAGTCACGGGTGCTGGATGCCCTGCCCGCCGAACCGGTGCGCGTGCTGGAGACCGCCCGCTGGGATGATGATGACTTCCCGCTGCTGGAGCGGCACGTCGAGCGCGGGGTGCGGACTTGCCGAGAACTGGGTCTGGGCTGGACCGCCGAGCAGATCCGCGACGCCTTCCTGAGCGCCCGACCCACGCCGGGTGACGGTGCGGTGCGCGTGGCGCTGGGGGAGACGGGGGCCGACGTGACATCGCGCCCGGTACCGCGGATGGAGCGGGTGCGTCTTGCCCTGGCCGATCGTCGGGTGCGCAGTGATGACCCGTGGCGCTCCTGGAAGACGACGCACCGTCGGATCCTCGACGAGGCACGGGCCCGCCGTCCCGACGTGGACGATGTGGTCTTCCTCAACGAGCGGGGATTCGTGACCGAGACGTCGATTTTCACGATTGCGGCGCTGGTGGACGGTCAGTGGGTGACGCCGCAGGTGACCGACGGGTGCCTGCCCGGGGTGCTGCGCGCCCAACTGCTCGACGAGGGGCGCCTGGTGGAGCGGAGCCTCGTCTGGAAAGACCTGCTGCAGGCCGATGAACTGGCAGTGCTGAACTCCGTGCGTGGCTGGCTGCCCGCCGTCATCGCCTGA
- the tsaD gene encoding tRNA (adenosine(37)-N6)-threonylcarbamoyltransferase complex transferase subunit TsaD, with product MSEPLILGIESSCDETGVGIVRGNELLANEVASSVEQHVRFGGVVPEVASRAHLEAMVPALERALATADVDLSELDGIAVTAGPGLMGALVVGLASAKALAAYTNKPLYGLNHLAGHVAVDLLDHGSLPTPAGALLVSGGHTELLVVNDIATDIVQVGGTIDDAAGEAYDKVARVLGLPYPGGPVIDKAAQLGDPKAIRFPRGLTTRKDLEKHRFDYSFSGLKTAVSRWVETRERDGLDVPLNDVAASFQEAACDVLTAKAVDLCEHHGLTHFLIGGGVAANSRLRGLLEERMAAAGVELRRPRPGLCTDNGAMIAVLGSEVVKKGGKPSSMDIGANSGLPISTILV from the coding sequence ATGAGTGAACCGCTGATCCTGGGGATCGAGAGCTCCTGCGACGAGACCGGTGTGGGCATCGTGCGCGGCAACGAGCTGCTGGCCAATGAGGTGGCCAGCTCGGTGGAGCAGCACGTGCGTTTCGGTGGGGTGGTGCCCGAGGTGGCCTCCCGCGCGCACCTGGAGGCGATGGTCCCGGCGCTGGAGCGCGCTCTCGCCACAGCCGACGTCGACCTTTCCGAGCTGGACGGCATCGCCGTCACCGCCGGTCCTGGCCTGATGGGTGCCCTGGTGGTCGGGCTGGCCTCGGCCAAGGCGCTCGCCGCCTACACCAACAAGCCGCTCTACGGGCTGAACCACCTGGCCGGTCACGTGGCCGTCGACCTGCTGGACCACGGTTCGCTGCCGACCCCGGCGGGTGCCCTGCTGGTCTCCGGCGGGCACACCGAGCTGCTGGTGGTCAACGACATCGCCACCGACATCGTCCAGGTGGGTGGCACCATCGACGACGCCGCGGGGGAGGCCTACGACAAGGTGGCCCGCGTGCTGGGCCTGCCGTACCCCGGCGGCCCCGTGATCGACAAGGCTGCCCAGCTGGGTGACCCGAAGGCAATCCGTTTCCCGCGGGGCCTGACCACGCGCAAGGACCTGGAGAAGCACCGCTTCGACTATTCCTTCAGCGGGCTCAAGACCGCCGTCTCCCGCTGGGTGGAGACCCGCGAGCGCGACGGCCTGGACGTACCGCTGAACGACGTCGCGGCCAGCTTCCAGGAGGCGGCCTGTGACGTGCTCACCGCGAAGGCCGTCGACCTGTGCGAGCACCACGGGCTGACGCACTTCCTGATCGGTGGAGGCGTGGCCGCGAACTCCCGCCTGCGTGGTCTGCTGGAAGAACGGATGGCCGCGGCCGGCGTCGAGCTGCGCCGTCCTCGTCCGGGCCTGTGCACGGACAATGGCGCGATGATCGCCGTGCTGGGCTCCGAGGTGGTCAAGAAGGGCGGCAAGCCGTCCAGCATGGACATCGGTGCCAATTCCGGCCTGCCGATCTCCACGATCCTCGTCTGA
- a CDS encoding GNAT family N-acetyltransferase, whose translation MIFGAGREADVDAIMELESGAFHPWERWGRQSWLDEMHADDRFVITARDADDRVMAAATFQCVPTPDGDHLRGGDADLHRIMVARQHRGEGAAKHMMRAGMEWARAIGAERMLLEVREDNDAAIALYEGFGFGPISRRENYYGQGVHATLMAAPLAPQRPAGLSDDGLD comes from the coding sequence ATGATCTTCGGGGCGGGCCGCGAGGCCGATGTCGACGCCATCATGGAGCTGGAGTCCGGCGCCTTCCACCCGTGGGAGCGTTGGGGCCGCCAGTCCTGGCTGGACGAGATGCACGCCGATGACCGTTTCGTGATCACCGCACGCGACGCCGATGACCGGGTGATGGCCGCGGCCACCTTCCAGTGCGTGCCAACCCCGGATGGGGACCACCTGCGTGGAGGTGATGCGGACCTGCACCGGATCATGGTGGCTCGCCAGCACCGGGGCGAGGGCGCCGCCAAGCACATGATGCGGGCCGGCATGGAGTGGGCCCGGGCGATTGGAGCCGAGCGGATGCTGTTGGAGGTCCGCGAGGACAATGACGCGGCGATCGCCCTGTACGAGGGCTTCGGCTTCGGGCCGATCAGCCGTCGCGAGAACTACTACGGGCAGGGCGTGCACGCCACCCTGATGGCCGCGCCCCTTGCCCCACAGCGCCCTGCGGGCCTGAGTGATGATGGGTTGGACTGA
- the tsaB gene encoding tRNA (adenosine(37)-N6)-threonylcarbamoyltransferase complex dimerization subunit type 1 TsaB has translation MAWTLALDTSTDICLGLARDGEIVASDRIDDRRGHAEKLTPAIQAMCQRAGITLADITEVAVGLGPGPFTGLRVGIVTGHTIASLAGTPMHGVCSLDVVAWQWVHAENAPAGEFVIASDARRKELYWARYDAAGRRIGEPQVSAPAELPDLPLAGPGCTAFPELFAAGGPERLDAGVLAGHWRQLPDAGSDAMYLRKPDAVAPTTRKSTLLSSSGKRLSLKPLGGNP, from the coding sequence ATGGCCTGGACACTTGCCCTGGACACCTCCACGGACATCTGCCTTGGATTGGCCCGCGATGGTGAGATCGTCGCCAGCGATCGGATCGACGACCGTCGTGGCCATGCCGAGAAGCTGACCCCGGCGATCCAGGCGATGTGCCAGCGGGCCGGCATCACGCTGGCCGACATCACCGAGGTGGCCGTCGGCCTCGGCCCGGGTCCGTTCACCGGACTGCGGGTGGGCATCGTCACCGGCCACACCATCGCGTCGCTGGCCGGCACCCCGATGCATGGCGTGTGCAGCCTCGATGTCGTCGCGTGGCAGTGGGTCCACGCCGAGAATGCGCCGGCGGGGGAGTTCGTGATCGCCTCCGACGCGCGGCGCAAGGAGTTGTACTGGGCGCGTTATGACGCCGCTGGCCGGCGGATCGGTGAGCCGCAGGTGAGCGCCCCGGCCGAATTGCCCGACCTGCCGCTGGCGGGGCCGGGGTGCACCGCCTTCCCGGAGCTCTTTGCCGCCGGGGGGCCGGAGCGCTTGGACGCGGGCGTGCTGGCCGGCCACTGGCGCCAGCTGCCGGACGCCGGATCCGACGCCATGTACCTGCGCAAGCCCGACGCCGTGGCGCCAACCACCCGCAAGTCCACCCTGCTGAGCAGCAGTGGCAAGCGGTTGAGCCTCAAGCCCTTGGGGGGCAATCCATGA
- the tsaE gene encoding tRNA (adenosine(37)-N6)-threonylcarbamoyltransferase complex ATPase subunit type 1 TsaE: MLHVIHEAFGARPEVDPPAAALSDSLTDIESRLAEAPGVIAEVDGRMVGCLLTSLDGEVGGLHRVSVLPGQRTHGVAAEMVRGAGEVLVELGARRLELLCRKEFPETRAWWTNHGFRVLREAPLGHVMGADLPALVDVPTGEQMQDLGRRLAGLLRAGDVVVASGDLGAGKTTLTQGIGAGLDVDGPVISPTFVLSRVHHSRGQGPDLVHVDAYRLGSEAELFDLDLDQTLPDAVTLVEWGAGLAEGLSNSVLQIDIRRSLDPEDETRTVYLQGTGERWHGVDLHTLGEEL, encoded by the coding sequence ATGCTGCACGTCATCCATGAGGCATTCGGTGCCCGGCCCGAGGTGGACCCGCCGGCCGCGGCCCTGTCGGACAGCCTGACCGACATCGAGTCCCGGCTGGCGGAGGCGCCCGGCGTCATCGCAGAGGTGGACGGCCGCATGGTCGGCTGTCTGTTGACCAGTCTGGACGGCGAGGTCGGCGGGCTGCACCGGGTCAGCGTGCTGCCCGGCCAGCGCACCCACGGGGTCGCGGCCGAGATGGTGCGCGGTGCCGGCGAGGTGCTCGTCGAGCTCGGGGCGCGACGCCTGGAACTACTGTGTCGCAAGGAATTCCCTGAGACCCGGGCATGGTGGACCAATCACGGCTTCCGGGTGCTGCGGGAGGCCCCGCTGGGCCATGTGATGGGTGCCGACCTGCCCGCGCTCGTGGATGTGCCCACCGGGGAGCAGATGCAGGACTTGGGCCGTCGTCTGGCCGGGCTGCTGCGCGCCGGGGACGTCGTCGTTGCCTCCGGTGACCTGGGTGCCGGCAAGACCACCCTGACCCAGGGGATCGGTGCCGGGCTGGACGTCGATGGCCCGGTCATCTCACCGACCTTCGTGTTGAGCCGCGTGCACCACAGCCGTGGCCAGGGGCCGGACTTGGTGCACGTCGATGCCTACCGCTTGGGTTCCGAGGCCGAACTGTTCGACCTTGATCTTGACCAGACCCTGCCCGATGCGGTGACGCTGGTGGAGTGGGGCGCCGGACTGGCCGAGGGACTGTCCAACTCGGTGCTGCAGATCGACATCCGACGCAGCCTGGACCCCGAGGACGAAACCCGAACCGTCTACCTGCAGGGCACCGGTGAGCGCTGGCACGGCGTGGACCTGCACACCCTGGGAGAGGAACTCTGA